A single Parabacteroides timonensis DNA region contains:
- a CDS encoding D-Ala-D-Ala carboxypeptidase family metallohydrolase, with protein sequence MHLQLSKNFTLEEFTYSRIAIEQGLENIPNPQALLALKNLTTHLLQPLRNRYGKTIAITSGYRNEAVNLLAGGVKNSQHTKGEAADCYIAEGPEVLLGILQASGLAFDQAIVYRRKKFLHLSYREGFNRQQVLYK encoded by the coding sequence ATGCATCTCCAGCTATCAAAAAATTTCACCTTAGAAGAATTTACTTACAGCCGGATCGCCATCGAACAGGGGCTCGAAAACATCCCGAATCCGCAAGCGCTTCTGGCATTGAAAAACCTAACAACCCATCTGTTGCAACCACTTCGGAATCGTTATGGCAAAACCATCGCCATCACCAGCGGCTACCGCAACGAGGCTGTCAACCTGCTTGCAGGAGGCGTTAAAAACTCGCAGCATACGAAAGGCGAAGCAGCCGATTGCTATATCGCTGAAGGGCCGGAGGTTTTATTGGGAATCCTGCAAGCTTCCGGACTGGCTTTCGACCAGGCAATCGTTTACCGGCGGAAAAAGTTCCTGCATCTTTCCTATCGCGAAGGTTTCAACCGGCAGCAGGTACTTTACAAGTAG
- a CDS encoding S41 family peptidase has translation MNHKHYFCFLLGCLSIVMASCSTDDPKPDPTLDENVNAWIYDIMEKHYMWYDEIPAKESLDMTTDPEKFFNLLLSDKDGKVLKGETEHHYFSRIEKKKTSTKSIDEESTYGFDFATAKIPGTNTKVAWIIYTLPNSPATEAGLKRGDWILAVNSETPNITDISVLRSGNAVKFYTGTYNSANKSWTITNSVNISASLPVENTPFLKDSVYHYGDKHIGYLAYNHFSSGPDGYEDKTWDKQMKQIFANFKSQNVNEFVLDLRYNGGGLVTSAQLLTSMLAPAKDLGKTFCKMEYNDKYKDNNRSLALESAASVSGENLDLKRLYVLVGPNTASASEAVINCLIPYMGRSNITLIGEQTIGKNVGSEQYGDNQDYDWLISPIVLHIKNADGNANYEDGFVPDILLEELFVNNTLYPLGDPDELLLKTAFNQILNKGLKSTPIENTEHAKIFFNPILNKRTNGMLLLPQ, from the coding sequence CAAAACCGGACCCAACGCTCGACGAGAATGTAAATGCCTGGATCTACGATATCATGGAAAAGCATTATATGTGGTATGACGAAATCCCGGCAAAGGAATCACTCGACATGACAACCGACCCCGAGAAATTCTTCAACCTGTTGCTTTCCGATAAAGACGGCAAAGTGTTAAAGGGAGAAACAGAGCATCATTATTTCTCAAGAATAGAAAAGAAAAAGACTTCCACCAAATCAATCGACGAAGAATCGACATACGGTTTCGACTTTGCAACAGCCAAAATACCGGGTACAAATACAAAAGTTGCCTGGATAATATACACTCTCCCTAATTCACCTGCAACAGAAGCAGGCCTAAAGCGGGGCGACTGGATTTTAGCTGTAAACAGCGAAACACCCAACATCACCGACATCAGTGTATTAAGAAGTGGAAACGCTGTCAAATTCTATACCGGCACATACAATTCCGCAAACAAGAGTTGGACAATCACCAACTCTGTCAATATCTCAGCAAGCCTCCCGGTAGAAAACACCCCTTTCTTAAAAGACTCGGTCTATCATTATGGAGATAAGCATATCGGCTATCTGGCATACAACCATTTCTCTTCCGGCCCAGATGGCTACGAAGACAAAACATGGGATAAACAAATGAAACAGATATTTGCGAACTTCAAGTCTCAGAATGTAAACGAATTCGTTCTCGATTTGCGCTATAATGGAGGAGGATTGGTCACTTCTGCACAGTTGTTAACTTCTATGCTTGCCCCTGCTAAAGACCTGGGTAAGACCTTCTGTAAAATGGAGTACAATGATAAATATAAGGATAACAACAGAAGTTTGGCTTTAGAATCGGCCGCCTCTGTATCCGGAGAGAATCTGGACCTGAAACGGTTATATGTGTTAGTAGGCCCGAATACAGCCTCAGCCTCCGAGGCAGTTATCAACTGCCTGATCCCATATATGGGAAGATCGAACATTACACTGATCGGAGAACAAACGATCGGAAAAAACGTTGGCTCCGAACAATACGGAGATAACCAGGACTACGACTGGTTAATTTCCCCTATCGTCCTGCATATAAAGAATGCGGATGGAAACGCGAATTACGAGGACGGCTTCGTTCCGGATATCCTGTTGGAGGAATTGTTTGTAAACAACACTTTATATCCATTGGGAGATCCCGACGAATTGCTGCTTAAAACTGCATTCAACCAGATTTTGAACAAAGGATTGAAAAGCACTCCTATTGAAAATACGGAGCACGCAAAGATCTTCTTTAATCCTATCCTGAATAAAAGAACGAACGGAATGTTATTACTTCCACAATAA
- a CDS encoding DUF4248 domain-containing protein has protein sequence MKPTTLSIKELSVMYFPHSNIRSAGVQLKRWLVYNKPLMQALVDAGYYNGQKILTPKQVTLIFEYLGEP, from the coding sequence ATGAAACCAACAACATTATCTATCAAAGAGCTGAGTGTGATGTATTTCCCGCACAGCAACATCCGTAGCGCAGGCGTACAGTTAAAACGCTGGCTCGTGTATAACAAACCGCTCATGCAGGCCCTTGTCGATGCTGGCTACTATAACGGGCAGAAGATTTTAACTCCCAAACAAGTAACGCTCATTTTTGAATATCTGGGTGAACCCTGA